The following proteins come from a genomic window of Lycium ferocissimum isolate CSIRO_LF1 chromosome 4, AGI_CSIRO_Lferr_CH_V1, whole genome shotgun sequence:
- the LOC132052500 gene encoding phytochrome-associated serine/threonine-protein phosphatase 3-like — protein sequence MDLDQWIAKVKEGQHLAEDELQLLCEYVKEILIEESNVQPVNSPVTVCGDIHGQFHDLMKLFHTGGHVPETNYIFMGDFVDRGYNSLEVFTILLLLKARYPANITLLRGNHESRQLTQVYGFYDECQRKYGNANAWRYCTDVFDYLTLSAIIDGTVLCVHGGLSPDVRTIDQIRVIDRNCEIPHEGPFCDLMWSDPEDIETWAVSPRGAGWLFGSRVTTEFNHINKLDLVCRAHQLVQEGLKYMFQDKGLVTVWSAPNYCYRCGNVASILSFNENMEREVKFFTETEENNQMRGPRTGVPYFL from the exons ATGGATTTGGACCAGTGGATAGCGAAGGTTAAAGAGGGACAACATCTGGCTGAGGACGAGCTTCAGCTCCTCTGTGAATAC GTTAAGGAGATCCTGATTGAGGAGTCAAATGTGCAACCTGTCAATAGTCCAGTTACTGTTTGTGGGGATATACACGGCCAatttcatgatctaatgaaactTTTCCACACTGGAGGTCATGTGCCAGAGACAAATTACATCTTTATG GGAGATTTTGTTGATCGTGGATACAATAGTCTCGAAGTTTTCACAATTTTGTTGCTCCTTAAAGCAAG ATATCCTGCCAACATTACTCTTCTACGCGGGAATCATGAGAGCAGACAGCTAACTCAG GtctatggattctatgatgaatgCCAAAGAAAGTATGGAAATGCGAATGCTTGGCGGTATTGCACTGATGTATTTGACTATCTTACCCTCTCGGCAATTATAGATGGAACA GTACTATGTGTCCACGGTGGCCTTTCTCCGGATGTTAGGACTATTGATCAG ATTAGGGTCATTGACCGTAATTGTGAAATTCCCCATGAAGGGCCTTTTTGCGATCTTATGTGGAGTGACCCTGAAGATATTGAAACATGGGCAGTAAGTCCTCGAGGAGCAGGTTGGCTGTTTGGATCCAGGGTTACCACAGAG TTTAATCACATCAATAAGTTGGATCTAGTTTGCCGGGCTCACCAACTTGTCCAGGAAGGTCTGAAGTACATGTTCCAGGACAAAGGACTCGTTACT GTTTGGTCTGCTCCCAACTACTGTTATCGCTGTGGAAATGTTGCTTCAATATTGAGCTTCAATGAGAATATG